attctgtatagaaatatttgactgtttaaactttgaatgttacatttttgattctactttattttttatttttaggagaaagtattgaattttatcatacatataaataaaaattgaacaattaattatttgaaacaacttgaaaaatattaacttctaatttaaagtgttctgtttcaaacaaaaattaaaaccgttCAATTTTAACCCTTGcacattaatttattgatttattctttaacttatagcattgaaaatgatagcgtgtattttaattttgtaattgaatgggatttggtttaaaattgttcaattaaaaagcgTTGAGACATTATATTTTATACAGTATAATTTTCAGCTTCAAGAgttcaagttttgaaattttaacaggcAGATTTTAACGACCTGAAAACTAATTTGAattaccgtgaaaaatgtttgtgacccGGGGTAATGACTGGgatttttttccttaattaaacTGGCGACCAGTAATTTTATTACTAAAAGTAATTGcaaatttcttctttgaaatatcaaaattgtGGCTTTGGTTAAATCCTCTCTTTTCTTCTTCCAATATCTCCCAAAATGTAGAAGGCAAAAGTGTAAAATTCGATgagggatatttttaaattctgaaacttTAGACAACAAACCAAAGTTTTCAGTGAGACCTCTCTcggtcttttttaaaaataacttcgatAATGACAAAACGGAAAAACAATATGAATAAAGTTACAGGCCTAAGTTTTCGAAactaatatcaaaatattaaaaataaacgtatGTATTTTTGCGGTAAgtgataaataaagttttttgaggcCTATTCcgcttttttggtgttaaaaaactttttttattataaaaaatgttgtaccgACATGTTTCAACCTGATTTTCAGTTCCTTTTCAAGGCTTATTTAtgaagataaaagaaaaatcgctgaagactacgttgaaattgcaattaaattttttttgtatcattgCTCTTGTTCGGATATAATTNNNNNNNNNNNNNNNNNNNNNNNNNNNNNNNNNNNNNNNNNNNNNNNNNNNNNNNNNNNNNNNNNNNNNNNNNNNNNNNNNNNNNNNNNNNNNNNNNNNNAAATTATATCCGAACAAGAGCAAtgataccaaaaaatttaattggaatttcAACGTAGTTTTcagcgatttttcttttatctccatAAATAAGCCTAGAAAAGGACCAGAAAATCAGGTTGAAACATGTCggcacaacattttttacaataaaaaaagtttttttagcaccaaaaaagcGGAATAGGcctcaaaaaactttattaaaaataaattttaatatttattttaaatgttattctttagtctataaatgACAAAAATGCCTATTTATCTACACCTAATAAGAAAATACCacaagtttttgtttaaagttgcatcttattatcaataatttaaaaaaaatacatcttaatattattattagtagaattttcatataaattactaacaatagctaaaattcttcagatgatttgacatggaattgctcaaatttttggttaataagtCATCGCTTctggttcaaaaaataattttgttaaaaattaaaactattgcaatttataatgaaaattgaactctttggttgCAAGATGATCCACAATCttaaatcttcaatttcttttttgttaaaaattaaattttttaactgaaaattaaatttttttactgaaattttatattttcgggtttaaaaattcaattatttagtttaaagaaatttaaagctaaaaattttgtaGTAGaaccttttagtagaaaatgtatacaatttgccaaaattcgtcttgtttggtagaagattaatttttttcgttaaaaagtcaactatttagttaaaaatgtatgtattttattgaatattcaaatttatggtataaaattaatcttctaggttgaaaatccaactatttgcttaagaatgcatatattttgcagagaattcatcttttttggaaaaaaataattttctgtgttagaaattcttctttttgtttgataatttaaatagtcaagttttcttttaaaatttaaatttgcaattctcTACACACATTGTATTTATatcaaatgcagtttttgttcgttgaaaatatttgatagctttatttaattgaaaaacaatatttttgtatcaGAACGTTGCTTTCTGGAAATTATGgattagttttgtaattattgATTTCTCGTAAATGTTTCGTGACATCGCTCTTGTGCATTTGGACAAAAcaatcttttgttaaattttatttcttccttaaatttatcacatgtagaatttatttctaatatGGCATATACTATGTAAAAAAAGATGTAGTTTTAAATGTAAAGAAATCAGATTCTTTCCTGGATTGACTCAGAATATCAATAAATTTGGGTTTTATGtagaatatgaaatttaaaaaaatattcttttgtttaGAATGGAAAGAACAGCGTTATCACCtacttaataaaaacaaaaacgcaACAATAAAGAATGCGCTCTCCTCAGAAAATGCTGAAACTTTTTCACCAAGAGCCATAGGCTTGACAATTTTCGGTAATTTGAAACCACCGTCGTTCAAGCCTTATAAAAGCCATTGTGGCTTGAGGCTAACTGTAGATGATCAATACCGAATATTTAAGTCATATTGGAAAAACTCAACATTTGAATCAAGATTTACATTCATAAATGAAGCTGCAGTATTTACAAAAATGCCTCCTGCTAAACAATATAGttccaaattctttttgaatACAGAGAAAGGTTATCAAAAAGTTTGCACAACTTGTTTTCGTTTTATTCTTGGAGAGTCATggattgcaataaaaataattttagatgatAAATGGAGAGAAGCGAGTAGTAAGTATCTAtccattaatattattttctgttGCTAGAAATATCAGGCATTAGAAATTTTCTACGGGCTTTTTATCTTGCACAAAACAGAGTTTGATGAACCAGTAGAGGATCGTACAGAGGAGTGGATTGCATTTGTAAATCGTGAAGGTAAACGTcagaaaatcattaaaagtttGCAATTGCAAGGCAAATTGGTGGAAACTGTTAAGCCCAAAATTAGTAATGAATCTGAGAGAACCTGTGTTGTAAAGGAAGAAATAGATCTTGGATATAGTGACTCGGAATCTCAGCttgtaaaaatcgagaaaaaatctGAGGCTGGACttcaaaaaattgtcgaaaaacaGACGAAAAGAAGGCAACCTCTAAGGAATGCAATGTCCATGTCATTAGGAGAGAAAGAATTTACCAACGAGGATTGCGATACcgaaaaaatatctgaaattggACTATCAAAAATTGTGGTTCCAAGCCAAAAGCAAGATAAAAAGAATCCAGTTTTATATCAAAGtatttattgctttttttattttcgatcatTGTTACAAGGTCCTTCTAATGGACAGTCCATAAACTACTTTACCAATTTGAAGGGAAATCAGTGGAAATAACTTTACCGAGTTAGATAACGTGTAGTATGTTTCCTGATTATTAAGTTCAACAAAGTTTgcaaattttgcgaaaaataCTTGCAACTATACAGctcaataataacttaataagtttCAAAATCACTTTTATGTTTCTGACTTCATACTCTTTCTCCTATCTCCCTCTTTAcctcttttttaatgaattcttattttttccccttaaatgaaaaatgaattactaGAAACTAATaaggaaaattcatctttgtaggttaaaaagtcagatatttgtatgaaaattcaactttttcgttaaaaattaaatgagttgggtaaaacaatcttttttggttaaaaatgtactttttgtattgaaaatttaactgtttatttgaaaatgcaaatgtttttcgttgattttgaatattctttaatttgaaaattcgatcatttgtttgaaaattcatctttgtaggttctaagttgaactatttcttgaataattcaagcattttgtaaataattcaactttttagttaaaaaatttaatgatttggttaaagtcgccttttttggttggaaatttattttttatgttgaaaattcaactatttgtttgaaaatgcatttttattgattcagaattcaaaaaattgtttaaaaattcatctgctgtGTTAAAATTGGTGACGTAATTTTTGGACGtcccataaaaaaaattaatttccatatcGTTAGGAATAAGAAAACCTACTAAAAAGCCTTTTGAAACCAAGAAAATATCTGAGATTGAACTTGCAGAAATTGTGGTTCCAAGCCAAAAGCAAGATGAAAAAAAGACACCAGTTTCAGATGAAATATTACAAAACGTAACAAGTAAGTATTGATtgattttgttggattttctaTAATTATGTTGAGTTCgttctaaaagatttaatttccgTATCATTAGGAATGAGAGAATATACTAAAGAGTATTGCAAAACCGGGAGCACGCAAGAAACTCtgccagaattttcaaattacaatcatCTGTTGCTTCAAGATGCAATGGAAGATATCACGGctaataaattaaagaaaggtTGGACCCGATTGCCtctttgtaaaaataaatgtgcCAATCATGTGACTGAACAAGATCAAGCACGTATTTTCGAAACTTACCGAACAAATGCAACAACGTTTTCAAGatacaaatatataaatgatTTGGTAGATATCATACCATTCAACCGAATGCAGAATACTACTAAACACTTTCGACCAAGAACATTCTTGTCTTATTACTATCTCGATACTGAGAAAGGTCGACACAAAGTTTGCATATCTTGTTTTTGTACTGCGATTGACGAACAGCGTGCTTTCGTAACAATAGCTTTGCGAGAAAAGAAAAGGTCTGCCTTAAAGGGTGAGTACCATTTCAATATAATGtatcaaatattaccaaatacttcaaatattttgaaaatatttccaaagattttacaaagacataaATAGTTAcccaaatttcacaaatttgaacaaatatttcaaaaatatttcaaagatttcacagagattagaatgatttcccaatgattaaaaaaatttcacaaatattttgcgAAAATTCCGGATAGGTTTAAAAGGTTGGACAAAGATTtgattattttccaaagatttcggatagatacAAATGATTCCGcaaagatttccataatttaaataatattttgcaaatatttcagaagatttcagaaagatttgacaattacttcaatgattttaatcttttttacaaatattaccgaatattttaaaaatattttgaaaattttagatagatttaaaaattttcacaaaaccataaatgatttcacaaaagtttcaaaaatcattCACAAGGATTTCCGAAAAATTGGacaaaggtttcaattattttccagattaaaaatatttctcaaagttcaatttcacaaatattaacaattaattgaaaaaatatttcacaaaaattccatgatttctgaaagacttaaaaaatatttcaaaaatatttcatagattcaaatgatattccaaagattttaacaatttcacaaatatttcaaaaatatttgaaatatttgacaaatatttcaatgatttcccaaatatttcacagaattcaaatatttggcaaagatttcatatagattaaaaatatttcataaagatttcagttattttccaaagattaaaaatatttcgcaaagatttcaacaatttcacaaatattaacaattaattaaaaaaatatttcacaaaaatttcaaggatttcacaaagaattcaattatttccgaaagatttaaaaaatataccaaatatttaaaaaatatttgaaatatttgacaaagatttcagtgatttcccaAATACTTCacagaatgaaaaaatttggcaaagatttcatatagattaaaaatatttcataaagacttcAAACATTTGGCAAAgctttcggatagattaaaaagatgttACAATGgcttaattattttacaaagatttcaggtagatttttggaaaaattcaaacgatgcgatgaatttaatcattttattttagagGAGGGCAAATGAATACTTGGCCCGTTCTGGATGatttcttggggggggggggggggggggcagtgtccCTAGGACTCCGCCGCCTCTGATGAAAGCACTGTGCtgacaattaataataaaaacggAAAAAACTAGTTCTATTTGAAACTTCACAATTTTAaggctttcaaattttttgttttaataatttggatgacattaagttttaaatgttgaatttggtACATTTTCCAATTACaactaattcatattttaatgatttttttttatttctccataTTGCTTTAAATATGAACTTTATCCatttaaaagtgataaaattcattaattttcagttttaattgctTCATACTAAAAGATATTTGAGTTCACgggcctaaaaataaaaaatattcaattttttgtcgagtttaaattttaaagtgtacAACAATATTTAGAAAGCTTCTTTTCCagactgtttaattttaaaggaatttaattcaGAATTGTCTGAATAAAAaagctttctatttcaaatactTGAAACAGAAAATTGTGCGACTATTAATGCTTTAAATTggattttatactattttaaataacttgaatttgAAATCACACCATTTTACCcaataattttgcatattttaatctaaattgtaAAGTGTCGATCACGgtgtttaatatcaaattttaaaccttgaaattttaaaattaaaattaaaaacagcctGTCAAGAGTTTCATTGTGAATTTTacaactttgaaagatttaaaaatgaaaatgtcctgtagtaatttttaatatttgaattttcaacttttagttttggaaaagttttcaatttaaaactgttcaactattaaggctttaaatttaaaataattgtaaaaaatttggaaacattaaagaATGTCCAATTCCAAAAGctttaaattgtgaaataattttgtataattatataaaaaaaatgtattaaaaaacttattttacccttaaaatatttaaatattcgtaaaaatgtgaaaatgttgcttgaatctttaaaatgcGTGTTTCCTTGTTTTTCGCGtacaaaaacttatttaattggcattggtataaaaaaacttattttacctttaaaatatttaaatattcgtaaaaatgtgaaaatgttgCTTGAATCTTAAAAATGCGTGTTTCCTTGTTTTTCGCGtacaaaaacttatttaattggCAAGCTAATTGTATTCGgtctatatttgaaaaaaaatttaatgttttaatttgaaattattctaaacgttttttacaattattatttctcACATTGAATGCTTTTCTTTTCAATTCAGTTCTCAATATCCACTTGAAAtcaaaaattgcttaattttaagggcttaaatcttaaaatcctgataattgttgaaaatttgaagaagaaaaaaacttgaaaataatgttttttgttttttagaatacAAACAATCGAAATACGAGCAACTGGcaataatgaaaaaagaaagCAATTCAACAGACGAATTTGCCAATATACTCGACATTAATTATGATTCCTCTTCAACAATCGCCGAGGAAAAACTTGAAGACGAAACGAGGGACCAAATGTCAGTTAAGGATCTGATTAAACATATGATTGAAACCGACGCGTTACAAAAATCTAGACTACTTACATATATGAACATTGAAAGATTTGTCACTAAAGAGCATTTAGAGGAAGTAGAAAAACACATAAACAAATTTCCCTGCTGCGAAAGTCACAACTTTAATGATCAACATTCTGGAACATGTCTACCAATGGGCTTGACAATGGAAATTGCCTATGATCTTTACATATCGGAGGTACCCTACCCAGTTGATTTCGATACGTATGAAGAAATTCTGAAACAGCGTGACATCAAATTCAAACCCGAATTGCTAGGCAAATGTGAAATATGTCATTATACTGCAAAATATGCCAAAAATCATCCCACCGAGAGAAATATAATTACCAGCCTTCGGATGTCTCACCTTGATGAATTCAAAGAagctgaaaaatctaaatttcaggATTTGAATATAAAAGCACGTCCATACTTGGTTTGCACATTCGGTTTCCAGCAGAGTTTACCGACTCCATTTTTATCAATTCCCAAAGCATTTTACAAGCAACCACTGTGGACCTACAACTTTGTGGTTCAGCAACTTGTAAAGAACAAGGGAAGTTTGAAGGACTCTAATTTCTACATGTGGCATGAAGCTGTCGGGAAAAAGACAGCCAATGAAATGGCATCTTGTTTATTCAAATATCTTGAAGATTTGCCTTGCCATATTAAAACCGTCGTATTTTATTCCTCCTCCAACAAAGGAAAAAGTAGAAGCAAAGCACTCGCGATGATgttcataaatttaattcataatcaCAAAACCCTCGAGTGTATCGATCACAAGTTTCTGGTTGATGGGCACCCTGTAGTGGAGGAGAATGCCGAAACTTGTTGGACCTCGAAAATTGTGCAGAGAAATCTCGGGAAAGTTCAGCAACCAAAGGATTGGTACAATGCTTTTACTGAACCGGTAAGTTCAAATATCCATCCGAAAGTTGTGACTATGACGCCAGAGATGTTTTACGAGTTTGAGGGTATggggaataatatttttaaatcttgtatcaatgataaaattaaatggcTACGATTTACCAGAAAtgggattttttacaaaactacttTGAGCCGCACTAAGACATTTAGagttatgaatttaaaatgttattcgcCATTAAACGAAGGAATTTGGAATAGTTGCAAAAAAGACCTTTGTCAAGTTGGTATTACTCCTATAACGAGGAAGAGGAAAAACGACCTACTGGATCTCGTAAATTTGATGTCTCCAGTTTTACCTGGAGTTAAGAAGTTTTACGCGTCGTTACTTACTCGAGAAGAAATCGATGAACGATTGCCAACAAAAAGAAAGTTACAGAAAATTgatcagaaaaaaaacgaatctctTTTGAGGGGAACATGCATTGTTAAAGAAGAAGAAATAGATTTCGAAAATGGTGACCTTCAAAGTCGAATTGAGGAAGAGGAACCACCTAAGAAAATGCTGAAGGAAGTAAATGACATTGATtctattaattttgaacacattGAGATCAAAGAGGAATATTATTGAAGTCTAAGAAagtggtaataatataaatatgttaaacTGTTTATTTCCATATGTTATAAATATTATCTATAgatgtaaatatatttaaaaatattttctaataaaatgatttGTGATTTTTATTGACAGTGTTGCCTGCTCGATTTGTTTTAGTCGATTTTCTCACAGTTGGAGCAAATCTATCAAAATGTACGCAGAAAgtgttgaaataaaataaaattaaaagaaatttatcgaaatatcaattttagtattgtttatttaataaacaatttttaatgattcttttaCGACACTAGCTAGACCGAGAAATTAGAAACGAAAAAAGTAAGTAGAATGTTTGATGTGTTCGCAAGTTAACcacgaggtttaaaaaaaaattctcaaagttttTCGGTCCCGAAAAATaggtattttcgaaaattgaagtcttttattttattcaaactgtTTGCAATtgctcaaaaatgtttaaaatcatttggtgagccaatataaaataaattttgttttgatcaaCTTGATgagcaaaaaatgatttctcaagaATTAAAAAGACTCAGATATTCTATTCTATACAATTCTCGTcgcaaatgtaacaatttttcgacataattttatattcctgtaaaaattgttaattgtgtacacaatttcaaagaaaaaatgtacaatttagcCATTTTTTACTATAGACtttgttttttatgttttgttaaaaaagatatgCTTATGcgttaaaaaaagcaaaatcgttcatttgttcttaaaataattaGAGTGAAAAAATGTTCACGTGTTAGAAAATTTCCTACTTAggatgttaaaaatcaatttctcggCGTTCAGTCTGAACAAATCGTGAAAATAGTCATTTTCcccaaatttttatatatacttttatgttatgcatatatttttaaaagtcctttagTATACAATTCACACCCATCAGAAATAATTTACTTGatcttttagttttatattttcattgggttattctgaatttaaaaaaatatattttaaaagctttaaacattttttgtttttgaaaatcttcttgTATAAAACCTCGAAAATAACTTCATCCAGCCTCATTTTTTTCGGAGTTAATTTGTGTATTGCTTttgataataatgtttaaaaaaatagttaaaaatgagtTATTAATTCTTAAGAAAGCATTTTACTTCATTAATTTgcgtatataaaaaaaattgattatatttgCTGACCAGCTGAGAGCATtcccagacatttttttgaatttatacatTGTTGAGCAATTGCaaagagtttgaaaaaatagGGGACTTGCATTTTCGAGAATACCTTTTTTTCGCGACCGaagaacttcaaccaaaaacagtttatatttcaaacaagaagaaaaaaacaaatttctaatataataattaaactttgaacaaaatactttaatttttaacaaaacatacgaattttcaaccaagaagattattttttaacaaaaagatgagttttcgacaaaataaattaattttcacacaaataaaaaaaggaattaaaaaaaaatagtgaaactttcaacaaaaaagatgagattttttctacaatgatggattttcatcaaataaacatttctcagtcaagacagaaaaatgagttaatgaaaattgttgaactttcaagtcaagagacgagttttctatgaaaaaatgtaattttcagcaaaacagttaaatctttaaccaaagaactGAACCTtctattaaagtaataaatttgtgAACCACGTAAGTAGTTCTTCTTTTACTCatgtagtcgaatttttaactataaaagataaattttcaagaaaatagttcaactttcaaaccaaaaatttggaaattgtcTATACGGCAATTGGTagcacttaaaaaaatgaaaaatgtatcaccACGATATATTTCGATAAAGGAGAAAGTacaagagttatagcatttaacccagtcgccactaacacttctgtatgcactataATAGGTCCtggagattactcttttttaaaaggtcaaagaaggcccctgattacgaatatcttggctaggttttcgaaatataggtcaatttttatttaaacaatttcattatttattcataaacaaatttataaaatcatttttaacatttctgagcaaaaataaaacttttttgcgtcTTGCACTTTTTTCTTACGACGAACCGTTTTCgatgtacagcgttataaacaaattatttttgtaacaaaattgccatatttgcagaATATTTTCCCACAGAATCTATtgctcagaaaaatttaaaacttgtacactATCGATATCGAGGATAGATCTcttgaaaggaaaaagaaatcttccgatagAATAAgaacttctctccttaaattgtttttaaaagttgCTATTTTTATGAGGAAAtcgtttagactcttcatttgTTAATAAACAATCATCAAGATCAAATAGTGCAGGCCTCACAGACTGGTCCCTATATcccctattgtaccctatattcagtAAGTCCCTAAAGtatcctattttcaagatttggtccctaCATTGCCCTATGTGCGGcacataattttataataacgTATTTACTTAATTAATCGTGTGGTTCAGTTGATAAATTaatcaaaggaattgaaatattgttacttatttctttaaatctttagcgttttcaagaattttaggaaattttacttaaatttaaaggaaatttcctttacaatttgaaatattttagggtattttaaaagattttaattttttttcaattaatttggaaatcgccctgaattctttaaaattcttttgaattcttctaaattttatagattttttaaaaagttgtttttaaatttcatcaaatccttttaaattctttttcatttttctgaacttatttaaaacttgctcaattcaatgatttttttttatgtttttgaattttgttgtattcacttggttgttttttaaattcagtttaatttttttaaatgaattttatggaATTCTTCTCCGTTCTCTTCGATTtcctttatattcttttaaattcttttggaatatttttaatttacttgaattcttctaaatttactcaattctatttcatttaatggatattttgaaatctttttaagtttttattcgatAGATTCTAAATCCTGTTaatctcaccttgaattcttaggcattttatcaatttctataaagttttcttaatatttttaaaatgttatcaatttatttgattttttttaaattcatctcgaatttttatgaatttcatcgaattcttctcgtttttctctaatttcctctaaattcatttcaaCTTTACGGaaatgaatggatttttttttaattgtggtcaattttttaattcatttgaattc
This DNA window, taken from Belonocnema kinseyi isolate 2016_QV_RU_SX_M_011 chromosome 9, B_treatae_v1, whole genome shotgun sequence, encodes the following:
- the LOC117179798 gene encoding uncharacterized protein LOC117179798 isoform X2, whose translation is MDLAQQDSDVIQKEMDEIPTIIESEELEVIEVIEYYATDPEDPDNENSLESTEKKSEESIETQKNTIQNICTENLENKNENVPVITYKNRSPVTYRKRCRVPHCPKKCYLQISKEKQKLIFKSYWSDESNTGRKRFLNQMISMKPGPNFFGKFPRTSKYDITFYLDADNGRTEFCRSCFTNILNERDSVVTLILEDKFRELFKWKEQRYHLLNKNKNATIKNALSSENAETFSPRAIGLTIFGNLKPPSFKPYKSHCGLRLTVDDQYRIFKSYWKNSTFESRFTFINEAAVFTKMPPAKQYSSKFFLNTEKGYQKVCTTCFRFILGESWIAIKIILDDKWREASKFDEPVEDRTEEWIAFVNREGKRQKIIKSLQLQGKLVETVKPKISNESERTCVVKEEIDLGYSDSESQLVKIEKKSEAGLQKIVEKQTKRRQPLRNAMSMSLGEKEFTNEDCDTEKISEIGLSKIVVPSQKQDKKNPVLYQKIVVPSQKQDEKKTPVSDEILQNVTRMREYTKEYCKTGSTQETLPEFSNYNHLLLQDAMEDITANKLKKGWTRLPLCKNKCANHVTEQDQARIFETYRTNATTFSRYKYINDLVDIIPFNRMQNTTKHFRPRTFLSYYYLDTEKGRHKVCISCFCTAIDEQRAFVTIALREKKRSALKEYKQSKYEQLAIMKKESNSTDEFANILDINYDSSSTIAEEKLEDETRDQMSVKDLIKHMIETDALQKSRLLTYMNIERFVTKEHLEEVEKHINKFPCCESHNFNDQHSGTCLPMGLTMEIAYDLYISEVPYPVDFDTYEEILKQRDIKFKPELLGKCEICHYTAKYAKNHPTERNIITSLRMSHLDEFKEAEKSKFQDLNIKARPYLVCTFGFQQSLPTPFLSIPKAFYKQPLWTYNFVVQQLVKNKGSLKDSNFYMWHEAVGKKTANEMASCLFKYLEDLPCHIKTVVFYSSSNKGKSRSKALAMMFINLIHNHKTLECIDHKFLVDGHPVVEENAETCWTSKIVQRNLGKVQQPKDWYNAFTEPVSSNIHPKVVTMTPEMFYEFEGMGNNIFKSCINDKIKWLRFTRNGIFYKTTLSRTKTFRVMNLKCYSPLNEGIWNSCKKDLCQVGITPITRKRKNDLLDLVNLMSPVLPGVKKFYASLLTREEIDERLPTKRKLQKIDQKKNESLLRGTCIVKEEEIDFENGDLQSRIEEEEPPKKMLKEVNDIDSINFEHIEIKEEYY
- the LOC117179798 gene encoding uncharacterized protein LOC117179798 isoform X1; this translates as MDLAQQDSDVIQKEMDEIPTIIESEELEVIEVIEYYATDPEDPDNENSLESTEKKSEESIETQKNTIQNICTENLENKNENVPVITYKNRSPVTYRKRCRVPHCPKKCYLQISKEKQKLIFKSYWSDESNTGRKRFLNQMISMKPGPNFFGKFPRTSKYDITFYLDADNGRTEFCRSCFTNILNERDSVVTLILEDKFRELFKWKEQRYHLLNKNKNATIKNALSSENAETFSPRAIGLTIFGNLKPPSFKPYKSHCGLRLTVDDQYRIFKSYWKNSTFESRFTFINEAAVFTKMPPAKQYSSKFFLNTEKGYQKVCTTCFRFILGESWIAIKIILDDKWREASKFDEPVEDRTEEWIAFVNREGKRQKIIKSLQLQGKLVETVKPKISNESERTCVVKEEIDLGYSDSESQLVKIEKKSEAGLQKIVEKQTKRRQPLRNAMSMSLGEKEFTNEDCDTEKISEIGLSKIVVPSQKQDKKNPVLYQRIRKPTKKPFETKKISEIELAEIVVPSQKQDEKKTPVSDEILQNVTRMREYTKEYCKTGSTQETLPEFSNYNHLLLQDAMEDITANKLKKGWTRLPLCKNKCANHVTEQDQARIFETYRTNATTFSRYKYINDLVDIIPFNRMQNTTKHFRPRTFLSYYYLDTEKGRHKVCISCFCTAIDEQRAFVTIALREKKRSALKEYKQSKYEQLAIMKKESNSTDEFANILDINYDSSSTIAEEKLEDETRDQMSVKDLIKHMIETDALQKSRLLTYMNIERFVTKEHLEEVEKHINKFPCCESHNFNDQHSGTCLPMGLTMEIAYDLYISEVPYPVDFDTYEEILKQRDIKFKPELLGKCEICHYTAKYAKNHPTERNIITSLRMSHLDEFKEAEKSKFQDLNIKARPYLVCTFGFQQSLPTPFLSIPKAFYKQPLWTYNFVVQQLVKNKGSLKDSNFYMWHEAVGKKTANEMASCLFKYLEDLPCHIKTVVFYSSSNKGKSRSKALAMMFINLIHNHKTLECIDHKFLVDGHPVVEENAETCWTSKIVQRNLGKVQQPKDWYNAFTEPVSSNIHPKVVTMTPEMFYEFEGMGNNIFKSCINDKIKWLRFTRNGIFYKTTLSRTKTFRVMNLKCYSPLNEGIWNSCKKDLCQVGITPITRKRKNDLLDLVNLMSPVLPGVKKFYASLLTREEIDERLPTKRKLQKIDQKKNESLLRGTCIVKEEEIDFENGDLQSRIEEEEPPKKMLKEVNDIDSINFEHIEIKEEYY